A single window of Bacteroidota bacterium DNA harbors:
- a CDS encoding nuclear transport factor 2 family protein, giving the protein MRKIIKPLSALFPLFITLSTLASNDTDSTILATMITELETAVTTGDKSIWMKYMNVDGVMINRDGKLYSREELVSELHPPSTGREFSIDVKDLKIYINGNSAFATFIADEHLKIFGQIMDTKFRTTNYFEKINKVWKLKVFEYYEIPIDPAVCVVYAELLKQYEGTYQLSENSYIKIYLDNNKLMSHKNGGIPRQMFPIDKNGRFFFKDEEGERFFLLNKDGAYDLIQRRNYKDLIWRNTKTKLNE; this is encoded by the coding sequence ATGAGAAAAATAATTAAACCTTTGAGCGCTCTATTTCCTTTATTTATTACTCTGAGCACACTAGCATCAAACGACACCGACAGTACGATTCTTGCAACTATGATTACAGAATTGGAAACTGCAGTTACCACTGGTGATAAAAGTATTTGGATGAAGTATATGAACGTAGATGGTGTAATGATAAATCGCGATGGTAAGCTTTACTCACGAGAAGAGCTTGTATCAGAATTACACCCGCCAAGCACAGGCAGAGAATTCAGCATTGATGTAAAGGATTTAAAGATCTATATAAATGGAAATTCAGCATTTGCAACATTCATAGCTGATGAACATCTTAAAATTTTCGGACAGATTATGGATACAAAATTCAGAACTACCAACTATTTTGAAAAAATAAATAAGGTTTGGAAGCTTAAAGTTTTTGAATATTACGAAATTCCCATCGACCCGGCTGTTTGTGTCGTTTATGCAGAATTACTTAAACAATATGAAGGTACTTATCAATTATCAGAAAATTCTTATATAAAAATTTACTTAGACAACAATAAATTAATGAGCCACAAAAATGGTGGTATTCCACGTCAAATGTTTCCTATTGATAAAAACGGAAGGTTCTTCTTCAAAGATGAAGAGGGAGAACGTTTCTTCTTGTTAAACAAAGATGGCGCTTATGATTTGATTCAAAGAAGAAACTATAAAGATTTGATTTGGAGAAATACTAAAACTAAACTTAATGAATAA
- a CDS encoding response regulator yields MKTILLIEDNVEVRENTAEILELANFKVLQAENGKIGVELAQANKPDLIICDIMMPVLDGYGVIHMLSKNTETSTIPFIFLTAKTERGDFRKGMEMGADDYITKPFDDVELLRAVESRLKKAELLKNEFSNNVDGVNKFFDDIKNIEELKKLSNDRRIKSFKKKEIIFNEGSSPNFLYFLAKGKVKTFKSHEYGKEFITNLYKEGDFFGYIALLEDLPFAENAEALEDSDVLLIPKEDFYSLIYNNAGVMKKFIKMLSDNIIEKENQLVNLAYSSVRKRVANALVTLYDRYNKQPEEKFNISISREDLANIVGTATESLIRTLSDFKEEKLIEVKSSNITITNYEKLKKLKA; encoded by the coding sequence ATGAAAACCATTTTATTAATTGAAGATAACGTTGAAGTAAGAGAAAATACAGCTGAAATTCTGGAACTCGCTAATTTCAAAGTATTACAAGCGGAAAACGGTAAAATTGGTGTGGAATTAGCGCAGGCTAACAAACCCGATTTAATTATTTGTGACATTATGATGCCTGTATTAGATGGTTATGGCGTAATTCATATGTTATCTAAAAACACAGAAACATCAACCATTCCATTTATATTTTTAACAGCAAAAACCGAACGTGGTGATTTCAGAAAAGGTATGGAGATGGGGGCTGATGATTATATCACCAAACCTTTTGATGATGTAGAGTTATTACGTGCTGTAGAAAGTCGCCTGAAAAAAGCCGAGCTTCTTAAGAATGAATTTTCTAATAATGTAGATGGCGTTAACAAATTCTTCGACGACATTAAAAACATTGAAGAATTAAAAAAATTATCAAATGACCGTCGTATAAAATCCTTCAAGAAAAAAGAAATTATTTTTAACGAAGGTAGCTCCCCTAATTTTCTTTACTTCCTGGCAAAAGGGAAAGTAAAAACTTTCAAATCGCACGAATACGGAAAGGAATTTATAACAAACTTATATAAGGAAGGTGATTTCTTTGGTTACATTGCCTTATTGGAGGATTTACCTTTTGCTGAAAATGCTGAGGCATTGGAAGACAGTGATGTATTATTAATTCCGAAGGAAGATTTTTATTCTCTGATTTATAATAACGCCGGTGTGATGAAGAAATTCATCAAAATGTTGAGTGATAATATTATTGAAAAAGAAAATCAACTGGTAAACCTGGCCTATAGCTCGGTTAGAAAACGTGTTGCCAACGCGCTTGTAACTCTTTACGACCGCTACAATAAACAACCGGAAGAGAAATTCAATATTTCCATTTCGCGTGAAGATTTAGCGAACATAGTTGGAACAGCTACGGAGTCTTTAATCAGAACTTTAAGTGATTTTAAAGAAGAAAAATTAATTGAAGTGAAAAGCAGTAATATCACTATTACGAACTATGAAAAGCTAAAGAAATTAAAGGCTTAG
- a CDS encoding PAS domain-containing sensor histidine kinase: MPILNSDKKKEMESLNALFEFATEGIIITDKKGVITKANPSSERLFGYNKGELIGKTVENLIPDHLTHRHQGHREKFNKNPHSRSMGQDIALMAKRKDGTEFPVEISLTHFVQDNEMRVVAFIIDISERLAAQEKIKRVNIELEQKVSERTKVLQEALKELEQSKEQLSKALEKEKELNDLKSRFVTMASHEFRTPLSTILSSVSLISKYKTEDEDQKRNKHVDRVKSAVTNMTLILNDFLSAEKLEAGKVAASPVEFDLKQLVNEIINELSGLLKPNQKIDFTFLGSEIVYLDKQMMRNIFINLISNAIKFSLEDKIISVFISNENNAVHIEVKDQGIGIPKEEQNNLFERFYRAKNATNIQGTGLGLSIVAKYIEEMKGKIDFNSELNIGTTFIIDIPYQKI; encoded by the coding sequence ATGCCTATCTTGAATTCGGATAAGAAAAAAGAAATGGAAAGCCTTAATGCTTTATTTGAATTTGCTACTGAAGGCATTATCATCACCGATAAAAAAGGTGTTATTACCAAAGCCAATCCGAGTTCCGAACGTTTGTTTGGATATAATAAAGGAGAGTTAATTGGTAAAACAGTTGAAAATTTGATACCGGATCATTTAACACACAGACATCAGGGTCATCGCGAAAAGTTCAACAAAAATCCTCACTCACGATCAATGGGTCAGGATATAGCCTTAATGGCGAAAAGAAAAGATGGCACTGAGTTTCCTGTAGAGATTAGTTTAACCCACTTTGTTCAAGATAATGAAATGCGTGTTGTCGCTTTCATCATTGATATTTCTGAGCGACTTGCTGCTCAAGAAAAAATTAAAAGAGTTAACATTGAGCTGGAACAAAAGGTAAGTGAACGAACTAAAGTATTGCAGGAAGCGCTCAAAGAACTTGAGCAATCGAAAGAACAATTAAGCAAAGCTTTAGAAAAAGAAAAAGAACTGAATGATTTGAAGTCGCGATTTGTTACTATGGCTTCGCACGAGTTTCGCACTCCTTTAAGTACTATTCTCTCATCTGTATCGCTAATTAGTAAGTACAAAACAGAAGATGAGGATCAAAAAAGAAATAAACATGTTGATCGCGTTAAATCGGCCGTAACCAACATGACCCTTATACTTAATGATTTTTTATCGGCCGAAAAACTGGAAGCAGGAAAGGTTGCAGCTTCACCGGTAGAATTTGATTTAAAACAACTCGTTAATGAAATCATTAATGAATTAAGCGGTTTATTAAAGCCAAACCAAAAAATTGACTTTACTTTTTTGGGTAGTGAAATTGTGTATCTTGATAAGCAAATGATGCGTAACATCTTCATTAACCTTATTTCAAATGCTATCAAATTTTCATTAGAAGACAAAATTATTTCGGTTTTCATCTCCAATGAAAATAACGCTGTTCACATTGAAGTAAAAGATCAGGGCATAGGAATCCCTAAAGAAGAACAAAACAATCTATTTGAACGTTTCTACCGCGCAAAAAACGCTACAAACATTCAGGGTACCGGCTTAGGATTGAGTATCGTTGCCAAATATATTGAAGAAATGAAAGGTAAGATTGATTTCAATAGCGAATTAAATATCGGAACAACATTTATAATCGACATACCGTATCAAAAAATATAA
- a CDS encoding MBL fold metallo-hydrolase translates to MQIQFFGATETVTGSKHLLTTTKGVQILLDCGLYQGLGKETGDLNTHFGFDPAQVDTVILSHAHIDHSGNLPLLVKQGFNGSIYCTPATIDICEVLLMDSAKIQENDIAFVNKRRAKEGKPLLKPSYTTKDVEKCMRHFKSVPYNSEYNLNDEVSFMFTDAGHILGSAVVNIKLQDGERTTRLTFSGDVGRYNDLLMHDPQPFPQTDYLICESTYGSKLHDKIDDAQLRLLNCVRYTCIEKKGKLIIPAFSLGRTQEIVYALDKMYDKGLLPKIKVYVDSPLSTSATNIMRRYVKSLNNQVQEHLKTDEDPFGFEGLKYVTDKEDSIALNESSEPCIIISASGMMDAGRIKHHLKHTLPYKKNTLLIVGYCPPYTLGGKLIDGNKQVRIFGDDITVNADVEVISSYSAHADYEELINFMSCQDKSKIKTLFLVHGEEDSKVEFKKTLMERGFPLVIIPRKSEGFTLV, encoded by the coding sequence ATGCAAATTCAATTTTTTGGAGCTACTGAAACCGTAACGGGCAGCAAACATTTACTAACTACCACTAAAGGAGTTCAGATATTATTAGACTGCGGATTATATCAGGGCTTAGGAAAAGAAACGGGTGATTTAAATACACACTTTGGTTTTGATCCGGCGCAAGTTGATACAGTTATTTTATCACACGCGCATATCGACCACTCCGGCAATTTGCCTTTGTTGGTTAAACAGGGGTTTAACGGGAGTATTTATTGTACACCTGCAACCATTGATATTTGTGAAGTATTGTTGATGGATAGCGCAAAGATTCAAGAAAACGATATTGCTTTTGTAAATAAACGCAGAGCTAAGGAAGGAAAACCATTATTGAAGCCAAGCTATACTACAAAGGATGTTGAAAAATGCATGCGTCATTTTAAATCGGTTCCGTATAATTCAGAATATAATTTGAATGATGAAGTCAGCTTTATGTTTACGGATGCCGGTCACATTTTAGGAAGTGCTGTTGTAAATATTAAACTTCAGGATGGCGAAAGAACAACGCGACTTACATTCAGCGGTGATGTTGGTCGTTACAATGATTTATTAATGCACGACCCGCAACCGTTTCCGCAGACAGATTATTTAATTTGTGAAAGCACTTACGGAAGTAAATTACACGATAAAATAGACGATGCTCAATTACGTTTGTTGAATTGCGTACGCTATACCTGCATTGAGAAAAAAGGAAAATTGATTATTCCGGCCTTTAGCTTGGGGAGAACTCAGGAAATTGTGTATGCCCTCGATAAAATGTATGATAAAGGATTGCTACCGAAAATTAAAGTGTATGTGGATAGTCCGTTATCAACAAGTGCAACGAATATCATGCGTCGTTATGTAAAAAGTTTGAATAATCAAGTGCAGGAACATTTGAAAACCGATGAAGATCCGTTTGGATTTGAAGGTTTAAAATATGTTACCGATAAAGAAGATTCGATAGCTTTAAATGAATCATCTGAACCATGTATTATTATCTCTGCTTCCGGAATGATGGATGCCGGAAGAATCAAACACCATTTAAAACACACATTACCTTATAAAAAGAACACACTCTTAATTGTTGGTTATTGTCCGCCTTATACTTTAGGTGGTAAGCTAATAGACGGAAATAAACAAGTTAGAATATTTGGCGATGACATTACCGTAAATGCGGATGTTGAAGTAATTTCTTCCTATAGCGCGCATGCCGATTATGAAGAACTTATTAATTTCATGTCTTGCCAGGATAAATCAAAAATTAAAACCTTGTTTTTAGTGCATGGCGAAGAAGATTCAAAAGTTGAATTTAAAAAGACTTTGATGGAGAGAGGTTTCCCCTTGGTAATTATACCCCGTAAATCGGAAGGTTTTACCTTAGTTTAA
- a CDS encoding insulinase family protein: MKNKFNLLLAFVLCVGINYAQKKPLNTPPAVIVNDAPAEKEVVTNYESVPNDPLKTRIYTLSNGMKVYMSVYKNAPRIQTMIAVKAGSKNDPANATGLAHYLEHMLFKGTDKFGTKDFAKEGALIKQVEDLYEVYRVTKDEKKRKEIYHQIDSISGLAAKYAIANEYDKMVAGIGAQNTNAFTSFDETVYINDIPNNQIENWLKIEAERFRKPVLRLFHTELEAVYEEKNRGLDNDNDKAWEAMMSSLFQKHTYGTQTPIGTIDHLKNPSMKEIMKYYNKNYVPNNMAIIMSGDFDPDQTIKDIEKHFNVFASKPVEPYKYVKEAPITSKIVKEVYGPEAENLAMAWRFDGAGTRDADMITIVNSILSNGKAGLFDLNLNQAQKVIGSGGFPYILKDYATHILYGNPKEGQSLEEVERLILEQLEKLKKGQFSDWLLKAIITDYKLQKTKELENNMSRSFTMLNAFKNNIKWQQAVNTTERLSKITKQEVMDFVKKNYNTNNYVVVFKRKGEDKNVEKVEKPAITPVEVDRDNSSPFVNSILTSPTKPIEPRYIDYDKDIQKTKLNSGIPVFYNKNTENLTFEMYYAFDMGSNHDKNLRITVESVPFCGTKDLTAAQVKEELYKLGCSFDIYVSEDQMWVSLNGLSENFEKAVKLFEDVLMNPVLKQESLDNLVSDIIKKREDAKSNKMVILREGLYNYAVNGPINRFTYKLSPDEMRKVTVDQVTDNIKNLTSFSHRVLYYGPDEMQSVSNKLNSLHKVPATLKPIPSEVVFKEEELGNKVYFVDFDMKQAEIVMISKGENYDASKLPQITLYNNYFGGGMSSVVFQDLRESKALAYSAYSTYLKPNTPKRRYVNYSYIGSQADKLAEALKGMSDLLNEMPKADVSFNSAKEVVLQEIRSERITKSGILFNYEEAVKFGNKTDVRKEIFEKVSNMSFDEMAKFQETIIKNKPVTVLVVGRKDKIDFQTLSKYGEVKELTLKDIFGY; this comes from the coding sequence ATGAAAAATAAATTTAATTTACTACTCGCGTTTGTTTTATGCGTTGGAATTAATTACGCACAAAAAAAACCATTAAATACGCCTCCCGCTGTAATCGTAAATGATGCGCCGGCAGAAAAAGAAGTAGTTACCAATTACGAAAGTGTACCCAATGATCCTTTAAAAACACGCATCTACACTTTAAGTAACGGCATGAAGGTATACATGTCGGTTTACAAAAATGCACCTCGCATTCAAACGATGATTGCGGTAAAAGCAGGAAGTAAAAACGATCCGGCCAATGCTACCGGTCTTGCGCATTATCTCGAACACATGCTATTTAAAGGCACCGACAAATTCGGTACAAAAGATTTTGCAAAAGAAGGCGCACTTATCAAACAAGTAGAAGATTTATACGAAGTATATCGCGTGACAAAAGACGAAAAGAAGCGTAAAGAAATTTACCATCAAATTGACAGTATTTCGGGATTAGCGGCGAAATATGCCATTGCCAATGAATATGACAAAATGGTGGCAGGCATCGGCGCTCAAAACACAAACGCATTTACTTCCTTTGATGAAACGGTATACATTAACGATATCCCGAATAATCAAATCGAAAATTGGCTGAAGATTGAAGCAGAGCGCTTCAGAAAACCGGTTTTGAGATTATTTCACACGGAATTAGAAGCGGTTTACGAAGAAAAAAATCGTGGCCTGGATAATGACAATGATAAAGCCTGGGAAGCCATGATGTCGAGTTTATTTCAAAAACACACATATGGAACTCAAACACCCATTGGTACAATCGATCATTTGAAGAATCCTTCAATGAAAGAAATTATGAAGTACTACAATAAAAATTATGTTCCGAATAACATGGCCATCATCATGTCGGGTGATTTTGATCCGGATCAAACGATAAAAGATATCGAAAAACACTTTAATGTTTTTGCAAGTAAACCGGTAGAGCCCTATAAATATGTTAAGGAGGCTCCCATTACGTCTAAAATAGTTAAGGAAGTTTACGGACCCGAAGCAGAAAATTTAGCAATGGCCTGGCGTTTTGACGGAGCAGGCACTCGTGATGCCGACATGATTACTATTGTCAACTCTATTCTTAGTAATGGAAAAGCAGGTTTATTTGATTTAAATTTAAATCAGGCACAGAAAGTAATTGGTTCCGGAGGGTTTCCTTATATACTAAAAGACTATGCTACACATATCCTATATGGCAATCCAAAGGAAGGTCAATCTTTAGAAGAAGTTGAGCGTTTGATTTTAGAACAACTGGAGAAATTAAAGAAAGGCCAATTCAGTGATTGGTTATTAAAAGCTATCATCACCGATTATAAACTTCAAAAGACGAAAGAACTCGAGAACAATATGTCGCGTTCGTTTACTATGTTGAATGCATTTAAAAACAATATCAAATGGCAACAAGCAGTGAATACAACCGAGCGCTTATCCAAAATTACTAAGCAAGAGGTGATGGATTTCGTAAAGAAAAACTACAACACTAACAATTATGTGGTTGTTTTCAAACGTAAAGGCGAAGATAAGAATGTGGAGAAAGTAGAGAAGCCTGCTATTACACCTGTTGAAGTAGACAGAGATAATTCCTCTCCATTTGTCAATTCGATTTTAACAAGCCCAACCAAACCAATTGAACCCCGCTATATTGATTACGATAAAGACATCCAAAAAACTAAATTAAACTCGGGTATTCCGGTTTTTTATAATAAGAATACCGAGAACCTTACGTTTGAAATGTATTATGCTTTTGACATGGGCAGTAATCACGATAAAAATTTACGCATTACGGTAGAGAGTGTTCCTTTTTGCGGAACAAAAGATTTAACTGCTGCTCAAGTTAAAGAAGAGCTGTACAAACTAGGTTGTTCGTTTGATATTTATGTAAGCGAAGATCAAATGTGGGTAAGCCTAAACGGATTGAGTGAAAATTTCGAGAAGGCCGTGAAACTATTTGAAGACGTTCTGATGAATCCGGTTTTAAAACAAGAATCGCTTGACAATCTGGTATCTGACATAATTAAGAAACGCGAAGATGCTAAATCTAATAAAATGGTAATTTTAAGAGAAGGTCTTTACAATTATGCAGTTAATGGTCCCATTAATCGTTTCACTTATAAATTAAGTCCTGACGAAATGAGAAAAGTGACGGTTGACCAAGTAACAGATAATATAAAAAACCTCACTAGCTTTAGTCATCGCGTTTTATATTATGGGCCGGATGAAATGCAATCTGTAAGCAACAAATTGAACTCACTTCATAAAGTACCGGCAACATTAAAGCCTATTCCATCTGAGGTAGTTTTTAAAGAAGAAGAATTAGGTAATAAAGTTTATTTTGTTGATTTTGACATGAAGCAAGCAGAAATTGTAATGATTAGCAAAGGTGAAAATTACGATGCTTCCAAATTACCTCAGATAACATTATACAATAACTACTTCGGTGGTGGAATGAGTAGTGTTGTGTTCCAGGATTTAAGAGAATCTAAAGCCTTGGCTTATTCAGCATACTCCACCTATTTAAAACCAAACACACCTAAACGTCGCTATGTAAATTATTCTTACATCGGCTCACAGGCAGATAAATTAGCTGAAGCTTTAAAAGGCATGAGCGATTTACTGAATGAAATGCCAAAAGCGGATGTATCCTTTAATTCAGCTAAAGAAGTTGTGCTTCAGGAAATACGTTCGGAAAGAATTACCAAATCAGGAATTCTATTCAACTATGAAGAAGCTGTGAAGTTTGGCAATAAGACTGACGTTCGGAAAGAAATTTTCGAAAAAGTTAGTAATATGAGTTTTGATGAAATGGCTAAATTTCAGGAAACAATTATCAAAAACAAACCCGTAACTGTATTAGTTGTTGGAAGAAAAGATAAAATCGATTTTCAAACTCTAAGTAAATATGGTGAAGTAAAAGAACTCACCCTAAAAGACATTTTTGGTTATTAA
- a CDS encoding DNA polymerase III subunit gamma/tau, with product MEAFIVSARKYRPQHFNTVVGQSHITNTLKNAIAHKQLAQAYLFCGPRGVGKTTCARIFAKTINCFNITPEGEACDKCESCQSFNSGQSLNVYELDAASNNSVEDIRNLVDQVRFAPQLGEYKVYIIDEVHMLSTAAFNAFLKTLEEPPKHAKFILATTEKHKIIPTILSRCQVFNFNRIKNEDISNHLAHIAKTENVSFEPEALHVIAQKADGGLRDACSIFDQMVAFTGNHLTYKTVVENLHVLDFDYYFKITDFLLNQKLPEIMLTFDDILKKGFDAHNFLIGLGEHLRNVMVSRDSQTVQLLEISDNLKPKYAEQATRCSLPFLLKCLALISKTDVNYKSAKNPRLLVEMTLMQMAYINTAQNMDAEKKNELEPVFQQNVTVNNAATTKPVLSASPEKIVKTTDKPVVPFSELKIKAQFSLSEAIKNNSVVATDSGGNTAEVAFENKSFNFEELQKAIHEFANAKNAAGNRQLYTTLTTARIELTDTNLAIMFIHNEAQKEILTNVRQEFLDNIRQQLSNNTVGLDIRIEEAPVSTAKVYKPSDKFKFLAEKNPALLELKKRFDLELDY from the coding sequence ATGGAAGCATTTATTGTATCGGCCCGAAAGTATCGTCCACAACATTTTAATACTGTTGTAGGTCAATCTCATATTACCAATACTTTAAAAAATGCCATTGCTCATAAACAATTAGCTCAGGCTTATTTGTTTTGCGGTCCGCGTGGTGTAGGAAAAACAACCTGTGCCCGTATTTTCGCAAAAACCATCAATTGCTTCAATATAACTCCGGAAGGAGAAGCTTGTGATAAGTGCGAATCGTGTCAATCGTTTAACAGCGGACAATCCTTAAACGTTTACGAATTAGATGCTGCTTCGAATAACTCGGTAGAAGATATCCGTAACCTCGTAGATCAGGTTCGTTTCGCGCCACAATTAGGCGAATACAAGGTGTATATCATCGACGAGGTGCACATGTTATCTACCGCGGCTTTTAATGCGTTTCTGAAAACATTAGAGGAACCGCCCAAGCACGCTAAATTTATTTTAGCGACTACTGAGAAGCATAAAATTATTCCAACTATTCTTTCACGCTGTCAGGTTTTTAATTTTAACCGAATTAAGAATGAAGATATCTCGAACCACTTAGCGCATATTGCAAAAACCGAGAATGTATCTTTTGAACCTGAGGCTTTACATGTGATTGCACAAAAAGCGGATGGAGGTTTGCGCGATGCTTGTTCTATATTTGATCAAATGGTTGCCTTTACCGGAAATCATTTAACGTATAAAACAGTTGTTGAGAATTTACACGTTCTTGATTTCGATTATTATTTTAAGATCACTGATTTTCTACTGAATCAAAAACTTCCTGAGATTATGCTCACGTTCGATGACATTCTTAAAAAAGGATTCGACGCGCATAACTTTTTAATTGGCTTAGGAGAACATTTACGTAATGTAATGGTAAGCCGAGATTCACAAACAGTGCAGTTGCTTGAAATCAGCGACAATCTTAAACCAAAATATGCCGAACAAGCTACGCGATGCTCTTTACCGTTTTTGCTAAAGTGTTTGGCGCTTATCAGTAAAACAGATGTAAATTATAAGTCGGCAAAAAATCCACGTCTCTTAGTAGAGATGACTTTAATGCAAATGGCTTATATCAACACCGCACAAAATATGGATGCGGAAAAAAAAAATGAGTTAGAGCCCGTATTTCAGCAAAATGTCACGGTTAACAATGCTGCTACCACGAAGCCTGTATTAAGTGCAAGCCCTGAAAAAATCGTCAAAACCACCGATAAACCGGTTGTTCCTTTTTCAGAATTAAAAATAAAAGCTCAGTTTAGCTTAAGTGAAGCCATTAAGAATAATTCGGTAGTTGCTACCGACAGCGGCGGCAATACGGCAGAAGTAGCTTTTGAAAACAAATCGTTCAATTTTGAAGAGCTTCAAAAAGCTATTCATGAATTTGCAAATGCAAAAAATGCCGCGGGTAACCGACAGTTATACACAACATTAACAACGGCCCGAATTGAACTTACGGATACCAATTTGGCTATCATGTTTATTCATAATGAAGCGCAAAAAGAAATTCTTACCAATGTGCGTCAGGAATTTTTAGATAACATTCGTCAGCAGTTATCAAACAATACGGTTGGGCTTGATATTCGTATAGAAGAAGCGCCGGTAAGCACCGCCAAAGTTTACAAACCAAGCGACAAATTCAAATTCCTTGCCGAGAAAAATCCGGCTTTATTGGAATTAAAAAAACGCTTTGATTTAGAACTCGATTATTAA